Sequence from the Clupea harengus chromosome 20, Ch_v2.0.2, whole genome shotgun sequence genome:
ACCGGAGAAGAGCAAAGAGGACAGTATCCTTTCACAGACGGCATGCTGCTTCTCTCTGAGAATGCAGAACACCTCAAAATTCAGATTCCTCCAAATTGCATTGTGCAATGTTAATTACTGTTGCTGTAGTACTGTGTGATGAGTGTTTTCTTCCAGTGAGCTTCAGATGTAAGGTGATGCAGAACTGGTATAACCTGAGTATCTTGTGTCAGTGAATCAGGGCTTTTGGGAGTAGTGTTTTTCTGACGTAAGAGTGTACGTACGATGTGGATATTTTTTGAAGGTAGGGTGTGTTTAACTTGTTTTGCCGAAGAGAGCCGTATGGGAGTGAGATGCCCAAGATCTTTGTTGCACCTGTAGGGTTTTTAGACTGAAAACACCAAACTAAACCAATTCCCATGGCTCTGATTTCAACGGGGACTCAATAAATGTTCAGGAACCCCAAATCGGCATGGGTTTGCATTAAGGATCCATTATCAAACATGAATGCAGTAGGTAACATTAATGCAGCTTTAACTACTGCTGTATCACTTAGTGATTATGAGGAACTGCATGGTGGACGCTAGCTACTGCTTTTAACCTCATTACATCCttaacccctccctccccagtgATTGACATCAAACTGGAGAAGCCCCCGGAGCTGCCAGTGACCGAGAGCAGCTGCTCCTGCTAGTGCCCACCTCACCCACCTCGCCCACCTCACCCACCTCGCCCACCTCGCCCACCTGGCCCCCCAGCAGTCCTGCCTCCTCCCCACCAACAGCTTGTCTCTCAGTGGCCACTCGCTCCACTCCTGGCTCGGCGCCATTAGATGGagaaacgttttttttcttccccctcgcccctccctccctcccactccctcaACTCAGTGATTTTTCGGAGTGTCCGTGTGGATGTGCTATAAcgctgtatttaaaaaaaagaaaaaggttaTCTTCAGAAAATATTAGtcatggattaaaaaaaaagacaaaaaaaataatctaaCACAGCGTAGGTGAAATGCTAAAGTGTTCCGATTTTTCATCAATTCCACTGCATGGCGTTCTATAGGATTGCAGACTGACATAGCTCACTGCTCTTAGGTTCCTGCACCTTTTTGGAGCATTGGTGGTGTCACACTCGTTGTTGTGAAGTCATTTTCTTTTCCAGTTATTTCAGGGGTAGGTGAAGGTCCCGTGTTGATGCCTTTGCTTTTTATTTCAGCGGATTGTTACCGtaagggagaagaagagaaggctTATAGATGCTGAGAGATTGCAAACAACTGTTACTGATGCCCATctttgttggtcagctgttcaTGCGAAAATAGGAACCCAGTGCAATAGACAAGGGGATGTTTTAGTAACTTGGAAGAATCAATACATCAATACGTCATCAATACTCCTGCAGTTGAGTTCAGAAATGGTTTAAGGGACCAGAGATTAGTCAAGACTCTTTTAATCCAGGACTGTCATGAATAGCCAAAGAACATATACATGTGGTCAAACCTCTGCAAGCAAGCCAGTTCCATTTATCAATAATGTGTTGAGGATTGATCAAGACAAAATGTACAATATAGTTAGAATGAATAAAGCATTCATCTGCATTTAATCAAAAAAGGGACAGTTACTCTGAAAACAATACTGTAGTATATCTAGCTTAGAACTATCCTCTATACTTTTCTGTCTCTTATTCACCACACGGTCTGAAAATGAACTAGTGGACTACAGAGGATGTCCACTAACCCCCACTTAAATATGTAACTGTGAACCTCCCATTTAACCAGTGGCTCTTTGAAGCAAGTTGTAACTCAAGCGGTCTGTCTGACATGCGGACAGGCAGATGGCAGCATTGGAGTGACCATGCAGGTGTGCCCTGTTCGACACCCATTGACTGCCAGTTATTAGTGTTTCATTTGTACTGTTCACTTTTTTTGTACACCGTTGTAGGAACAGCATGCAAGACCTGAAGGTGGATGACAGTATAAATGCCTTGCGACCttaattttttgtttttaaaaaaatgataattGTTACACTAAATCAAGTCATGATGAATTGGTGTTTTAAGGGCCTGTTGAATTGCTTTGATCTGAGGATGTTGTTTTTTGCTGAGCAGATATTCAAAGTTCTTCATATGCAGCATTAGGCTTCAGtgtgggaaagaaaaacaagcaaGAAATAACAAGAGTAGTTTGACATTTGTTGCTTTTGCTTGTATAAGACTGTTTGGTTTTAAATgtcttaatttatttatttttatttgactaGCAACAGATGACAACATTGTACGCTTGACCAAAATGACGTAGATGGTGGCAGGTAGAAAAAGTGATCAGTTATTTATTCATTGCGTGTCTGCTTGGATACTGTATCTGGAGGAGAAGGGTCTGATTATATTGTCATTTTCTTGTCACTATGGTTACACGGATTAGGGAAGTGTCCCTACATTAATGGTAGTCAttgtcacatttacaaacattaGTCTGAAGCGTCACGTACACCCCACTGCaccacaacactctctctcacaaaatgacacacatcTGATTATAACCACTGCTGTTGTGAACATCCAAGCAACATGAATACTCATTACTATCCTCTATAGCTGATTTgatgacttaaaaaaaatgtaaagtatTCAACTACATCGAACAAGTCTCTCAACACTTGTCACTGActgactcagctgtgtgctaaTCTGAACTGTGTATTTGAAATATGCTGTCTACTAGTGTTTAGCAAAGTTTGTGTGAATAATGTACTATTATTCTCTGCTGTAAAAAAGTAAAGTTAAAGAAACACCGAAGTGTATCACATGAAATAAAGATATTTCACCAAACGCTAATGTATCTTCCTCACCTAAAGAACTATGGAACTGTCTTTCTTCACACAATGCAGCAatcctaaatttccttcgggattaataaagtatccatctatctatctatctatcaatttGTATCCACTTGTTCGATAATGGCAGTGGATAGAAATTATAGGTCTTCTAGTATACTCGTTTTATGTAAGGAAGCATGTGTATAGGAAGCATGCAAAGAGGTGGAGGAAAATGTTATgctttatcaaaacaaaaagcgTGATGTTCTTTAAGAAAATATGTATATGACGCATTCAAAGGAATTCAGACCGTACATGTTGCACATAATATGGGCACGTGACAAGCGCTTTTGTTAGCACAGTGGTATCGCTACAATTGTTACCCAATCGAAAATCACTTGTGGCGTAGTAATGTACGCCCAAAAAGTGCATTGAGGGCGTGGCTAACCTTCTGACTAGTTCAGGTAGAATGCTAATACCGCATTGTCACGGACTTAGACaggatttttttgtgtgattgAACTTTAATTTATGTGAAATCCGGCATGTAGGTCTATTATATAATTGTCTCGTTTTTGCATCATAGGCTTCACTTCAACATTTGCCAACACGACGCACACCTGTATCCTACAATGGCCGGAAGTTGCCTACCATAAGGAGCTGATAGGTCAGTGTGGTTGGCAGGTGTGGAATTCATAACAAAAATCCAGTCGAGCTTCATTTTTACATTGAGGACTATATTAAGCGTAccgggtgtgtttttgtttgaggaGAGAATCGTCTTGTAGCAGTGATCAGCTTGTTTAGAAAAATCAAACTACAGCTAAGCAGGAGTTGTAATCGATTGCCTCAACATTCGAGAACGCGGACTGTCTGGAATCATGTCTCAGTGTGAGGATATTTTGCCAGACGACAAAGTTTTTTCTGACTTTAGAaaacagtgtctgtctgtggacaaCTGGCACACAAAGTATGATAAAAATGGAATGGAAGTATGGGTTGAGTCACAGCCTACTACACCGTCACATGGGAGTAAGAATAAGCATCCAAAAGTTCACAAAATCAAGGTGAGTAGGCTTGAAGGAAATTGAATACTATTAGTAAAACTTGGTTGATATTTTTCAGTTGATGACAGTTTTCGGTAATGTTGAATACAGTGCAGAATGACAATAAAAGACGTGTCGGCGGAGACGATGTACGACGTTCTCCATGACGGTCAATATCGCAAGAAGTGGGACCCCAGTGTGCTGGAAAGCTTTGACGTTGCACGATTATCCGCCAACGCCGATGTAGGCTACTACTCCTGTGAGTCGAGTTTTACCCCATCTTATTTGTTTCCTTGTTTTTGCTTGCTTTCATGTAATCCAGTCAACCGATTTTCCAGGCTCACTTTGCTGAACATCAGTCatgcagccttttttttttaatcatttaacTTTGTATGTCAAATCAATTGTTTTAGGCAGCAAACTAGGTTACCCTATCTGTTTATCGACAACTTGAGCAGAAGCTTGCTCAAACCCTCAGGAGTGGAGATAAAGCATGAGGGAGTTTGTTTTGAGGGTTTATTTATAGTCAACACACCAAGACCAGGTGGTTGCTCCACTATTGCCCTGAACTCTTGGTTACAGAGACCGGGGGAGGGAGACACAATGTGTACCTTCAGTCTGTATCCTTGGTAAGTTAGATCAACTGTTCCAATACTTACTATGTTTTTGCTCATTTTCTACAGGGCTTTGTCCAAAGCCACTGAAGAACAGGGATGTGGTTACCCTACGTTCCTGGCAGGTGAATGATGTGGAGTATATGATCGTTAACTACTCCGTCAAACACCCGGTATGTTGAGTCCTAAGTATGCATTATACATTGAATCATGTACCATGCCTCATAGGCTGAATTATATAGTGCCTAATTAGGCAATTGTGTGGTTGTTTGGAAGTGATGGCTGGTATTTAGGCAGCAAacccctatgtgtatgtgatttatgtatgtgtgtcggtGAGTTGTATAAGTGGATAAgctataagtgtataagctactggatgacctaaatttccctcgggattaataaagtatccatctatctatctatctatctatcaaactTGAATCTAATTTAGTGCAAGTGCATTGCATTCACTTAATAGGAATTCATGCAAACTCATGTTTTTCCTCAGAAACACCCTCCACGTAAAGACGTGGTGAGAGCAGTCTCTATTCTAACTGGTTACCTGATTGTGTCAACTGGACCAAACAGCTGCTTGTTCACATACCTTTCCCAAGCTGACCCCAAAGGTGAGAGACAACAACAGGGCTATACACCGCCTCACTGATCAACAGGGCTATACACCGCCTCACTGATGGcccatgttttttcccccaaactgATTCACTGTTGTTCTTCTTTTCATAGGCTCTCTCCCTAAGTGGGTGGTGAACAAAGCGTCTCAAGTTTTGGCCCCCAAAGTGAGTACATCTCTTGTTCTCGCTGGTCGGGATAGGGATAGATATTTTCAAAGACCGAATGTAATTTTACTCTACATGAATTAGATGACTGATTTTGAGCCTCGAGAATACATGTCTTCATTTGGGGAAAAGTCCTGAACAGGATTAAAGCAGTATGAAatggaaattgtgtgtgtgtttgaagcttTTCAAATTACAACGGTAACCATAGAAACTCAGTGAAAGGACTTTATTGCTACACTCCAGTGTAACTTGTTAGGTGAGTTGCATAGAGCTTGTTCCAAAACTATTCAGGTCAAGGTGTGCAAACCTGAGATTGTGTGTCTCTAAGCTGAAGGGCTTGGCCAACCTTTGTTATCCTAATTAATCATCAATGACTGGAGTCCTTTGTAATCTGTAAAGTTAGCTCTACTGCAGACAAGCCAAAAAGAATTAATATACCTTATATTTTAGTAGAAAATGTACCCATTAAAAATGTTCATCTGTTTGTTGAGCCAACTTTCCTGATGAACACTGTGCTGTAAGATATCATTTGGGACTACCCATACCATTGGAAAGGTTTAAGTAGTATAGTTGGTCTAGGGCAGAAAATCAGGTAAAGCAGGAATCTTTAAAACTATGCCCAGTAAGGTAGAGCTGCAGAATGTGATCTCTGCCGATACCTGTGTCACACACCACTCCCTCTCTACAGGTTCTGAGATGTGTGCACAAGGCGGGACAAAACTACCCAGAATGGAAAGGACAGAACTCCCCCAATCACAAGCCCTGGCTCAATCCTGAACAGAGTGACCTGCCAATGATGGACGCCCGAGAGCTGTCCATTCAGCGGGCAGACTCACTGGAGAATGTAGATGAGAGCTCCTCAAGAGATGTGCTGGAGAACGACGCTGAAGACAGCAACTAAATGTACGTGTGTTAAGGGGGACTAGACTTACAAATGGACAGACGCCTATGGACTGGAGTCTTGATTTCCCCCCATGTCGAATGTCCTCGCATGAAGACTGCAGCCTGACTCATAACCTTTTACTGCTGTGAGTTCTCACCTTTGCACACTCTCCATGGCCGTCTCTGCTGAAGGAATGTCACGCTTGCAGCAGATTAGTGCTTAAGTGCTGATAGAAACTGTTCTTCAGGTTTACCTGCTTCTTCGGATGAAGTGTTTCCTTTGTATTTATGTCACAACCGCTCCAGAATGACCTGTGTGCATTGCACACGGATTCTGCTAGAAGATTCTGGCAGTATGGTTTAATTGCCTCAAGAGTTCCTGTCACTGTACAGTGGACCATGTGAACTTACAGAGTTGATGAAACCCTCTAATTACTGATCCTGTATTTTTATAG
This genomic interval carries:
- the stard14 gene encoding START domain containing 14; amino-acid sequence: MSQCEDILPDDKVFSDFRKQCLSVDNWHTKYDKNGMEVWVESQPTTPSHGSKNKHPKVHKIKCRMTIKDVSAETMYDVLHDGQYRKKWDPSVLESFDVARLSANADVGYYSWLCPKPLKNRDVVTLRSWQVNDVEYMIVNYSVKHPKHPPRKDVVRAVSILTGYLIVSTGPNSCLFTYLSQADPKGSLPKWVVNKASQVLAPKVLRCVHKAGQNYPEWKGQNSPNHKPWLNPEQSDLPMMDARELSIQRADSLENVDESSSRDVLENDAEDSN